The proteins below come from a single Sorghum bicolor cultivar BTx623 chromosome 4, Sorghum_bicolor_NCBIv3, whole genome shotgun sequence genomic window:
- the LOC8084487 gene encoding uncharacterized protein LOC8084487 — MTSEDGDILALLSEPSLKEEQLEASESDDIFPAIMEAIKSNKNVVELSPEEAAWADSCFVQTSELSDDDWGAMRNALLDALERPTESPDDISGSAHNAISEAKLHSLPAENICEHGDIHMEQINNSDDDQDGIEACEIADVIRGAEEHGKQMDSYVAEAGDELASSEVLEQTQSTGSIFRVWDLEVPFSDDDDGELELIKDLKKLLKEKDSLPEDVYPTLPPDDAAKPLSQISIDELVAGLSDLSIQRANE; from the coding sequence ATGACTTCTGAAGATGGAGACATTTTGGCTCTTCTGTCTGAGCCAAGCCTAAAAGAAGAGCAACTTGAGGCTTCTGAATCTGATGATATATTTCCTGCTATTATGGAAGCCATTAAATCAAATAAGAATGTAGTTGAACTTTCACCTGAGGAAGCTGCCTGGGCAGATTCATGCTTCGTGCAGACTTCTGAACTGTCAGATGATGACTGGGGAGCGATGAGGAATGCGTTGCTTGATGCCCTTGAAAGGCCAACAGAAAGTCCCGATGATATTTCAGGAAGTGCACATAATGCAATCTCAGAGGCAAAACTTCACTCCCTCCCTGCTGAAAACATTTGTGAGCATGGTGACATCCACATGGAGCAAATAAACAATTCCGATGATGACCAGGATGGAATTGAAGCATGTGAAATTGCTGATGTAATCAGAGGTGCAGAAGAACATGGTAAGCAAATGGATAGTTATGTAGCAGAGGCAGGTGATGAGTTGGCTTCATCTGAAGTTCTTGAGCAGACCCAGTCAACAGGTTCTATATTTAGGGTTTGGGACCTGGAGGTACCTTtttctgatgatgatgatggcgagCTTGAACTCATTAAAGATCTGAAGAAGCTCCTCAAGGAGAAGGACAGCCTTCCAGAGGATGTATATCCAACTCTTCCTCCAGATGATGCAGCCAAACCCTTGAGCCAGATAAGCATCGATGAACTTGTGGCAGGCTTGAGCGACTTGTCAATACAGCGAGCCAATGAGTGA